A single region of the Kwoniella botswanensis chromosome 1, complete sequence genome encodes:
- a CDS encoding urate oxidase: MSTSQDLGYLSAARYGKQLVKIARVVREGDQHFIVEYVIRALLEGDIETSYTEADNTVVVATDSVKNTCNVFAKTSPHVLNAPVFALHLGLHFVTKYAHISKAFIDIEQLKWSRIEVNGKPHKWSFIRDGDEKSLVECVVDASGGKESVKADLKVGMKDLLVLKTSGSAFENFYRDEFTTLADVSDRIFSTSVSIQSTIALPPNTPLTIDNLSDIAKELNFPKLTSQIRKDVLETFAEDESASVQATMYITMQNILKSCPAVKETSMQLPNKHYIPINLSAFKLDNGLGYEGGAEVFHPTADPSGYITATVTRK, encoded by the exons ATGTCCACCTCACAAGATCTTGGTTATCTCTCAGCTGCCAgatatg GTAAACAACTAGTCAAGATTGCTAGAGTGGTCAGAGAGGGAGATCAACATTTCATCGTCGAATACGTTATAAGAG CTCTACTCGAAGGGGATATCGAAACTTCTTACACCGAAGCCGATAACACCGTAGTGGTAGCTACTGATAGTG TCAAGAACACATGTAACG TTTTCGCCAAAACCTCACCTCACGTCCTGAACGCACCCGTCTTCGCTTTACACCTAGGACTCCACTTTGTCACGAAATACGCTCATATCTCAAAAGCGTTTATCGATATCGAACAACTCAAATGGTCAAGGATCGAG GTAAATGGTAAACCCCATAAATGGTCTTTTATCCGAGATGGCGATGAGAAATCCCTAGTGGAATGTGTAGTAGATGCTTCGGGTGGCAAGGAGAGTGTTAAAGCGGATTTGAAAGTTGGTATGAAAGATTTACTTG TACTCAAAACTAGTGGTTCGGCATTTGAGAATTTCTACAGAGATGAATTCACCACACTTGCAG ATGTATCCGATCGAATCTTCTCTACTTCCGTATCAATCCAGTCTACCATTGCCCTCCCACCCAATACTCCATTGACCATCGATAACTTGAGTGATATCGCAAAAGAACTCAATTTCCCCAAGTTGACTAGTCAAATCAGGAAAGATGTATTGGAGACTTTTGCTGAGGATGAAAGTGCAAGTGTACAG GCAACAATGTACATAACCATGCAAAACATCCTCAAATCCTGTCCTGCAGTTAAAGAAACTTCCATGCAATTACCTAACAAGCATTACAT CCCAATAAACTTGTCCGCTTTCAAGCTTGATAATGGTTTAGGATACGAGGGAGGTGCAGAGGTGTTCCACCCCACGGCTGATCCTAGTGGGTATATCACTGCTACGGTGACTAGGAAATAG
- a CDS encoding T-complex protein 1, zeta subunit: protein MSSSIELINPRAESIRRTQALQVNTAGAVGLANVVKSNLGPRGTIKMLVDGSGQIKMTKDGKVLLSEMQIQNPTAAMIARTAVAQDEQVGDGTTSVVLLVGELLKQADRYIQEGVHPRVIGEGFDLAKKEALKFLDDFRQTPTMDRSNLISVAHTSLSTKLHSKLAHKLSADVVDAVLAIQPPENEDGSKRDPIDLHMIEIMKMQHKTDTDTTLIRGLVLDHGARHPDMPKRVENAFVLSLNVSLEYEKTEVNSGFFYSSAEQREKLVESERRFVDAKLQKIVEFKNQVCDVTVGSDEKPKNFVIINQKGIDPMSLDVLAKNGIFALRRAKRRNMERLQFACGGVAQNSVDDLTPDVLGWAGLVYEHTLGEEKYTFVEDVKEPKSVTMLIKGPNAHTMTQIQDALRDGFRSVKNAVEDNSLIPGAGAFEIACSAHLQTALKSTKGRAKLGVLAFAEALLIIPKTLAQNGGSDVQDSIVALQQEQEETDDPVGLDLKSGEPINPVLEGIWDNYRVKRQMLHGAATIGVNLLNVDEVLRAGRSSLKPEGPGP from the exons ATGTCAAGCAGTATCGAGCTCATCAATCCCCGAGCGGAGAGTATCCGTCGTACTCAGGCTTTACAGGTGAACACT GCCGGTGCAGTTGGTCTTGCGAATGTCGTCAAATCCAATCTTG GACCAAGAGGTACGATTAAGATGCTTGTAGATGGATCAGGTCAGATCAAAATGaccaag GATGGAAAAGTATTACTGTCAGAAATGCAAATCCAG AACCCCACGGCAGCTATGATAGCTCGTACTGCCGTagctcaagatgaacaagtaGGAGATGGAACTACCTCAGTAGTCTTGCTGGTCGGAGAACTGTTGAAACAGGCAGATAGGTATATTCAAGAAGGTGTACACCCTAGAGTGATAGGCGAAGGGTTTGATTTAGCCAAGAAGGAAGCTTTGAAG TTCCTTGACGATTTCAGACAAACTCCCACAATGGATCGATCCAACTTAATCTCCGTCGCTCACACATCCCTCTCTACAAAACTCCATTCCAAACTCGCTCACAAACTTTCTGCCGACGTTGTCGATGCCGTATTGGCCATCCAACCGCCCGAAAATGAAGATGGCTCTAAGAGGGATCCAATCGACTTGCATATGATCGAAATTATGAAAATGCAACATAAGACTGATACCGACACTACTTTAATCAGAGGTTTGGTATTGGATCATGGAGCTAGACATCCAGATATGCCTAAGAGGGTTGAGAATGCTTTTGTGTTGAGTTTGAATGTTTCGTTGGAGTATGAGAAAAC CGAGGTAAACTCGGGATTCTTCTACTCTTCAGCCGAACAACGTGAAAAATTAGTAGAATCAGAACGTCGATTCGTTGATGCAAAATTACAAAAGATTGTGGAGTTCAAGAATCAAGTTTGTGATGTCACTGTAGGATCGGATGAGAAACCTAAGAATTTCGTTATCATCAACCAAAAAGGTATTGATCCGATGTCTCTGGACGTTTTGGCGAAGAATGGGATTTTCGCTTTGAGGCgagcgaagaggaggaatatggaaag GTTACAATTCGCTTGTGGTGGTGTTGCCCAAAACtctgttgatgatctcacCCCTGATGTACTTGGTTGGGCTGGTTTGGTGTACGAACATACCCTCGGAGAGGAGAAGTATACTTTCGtggaagatgtcaaagagCCAAAGAGTGTTACCATGTTgatcaagg GTCCCAACGCACACACCATGACTCAAATTCAAGACGCTCTCCGAGACGGATTCCGATCCGTGAAAAATGCCGTCGAAGACAACTCCCTAATTCCAGGTGCGGGCGCATTCGAAATTGCCTGTTCAGCGCATTTACAAACTGCCCTCAAATCTACTAAAGGAAGAGCCAAATTGGGTGTATTAGCATTCGCCGAAGCTCTTTTGATCATTCCCAAGACTTTAGCTCAGAATGGTGGATCTGACGTACAAGATTCGATTGTCGCGTtacaacaagaacaagaagagacGGATGACCCAGTAGGGTTGGACTTGAAATCGGGCGAACCTATCAATCCTGTTTTGGAAGGTATTTGGGATAATTATAGAGTAAAGAGACAGATGTTACATGGAGC TGCTACGATCGGTGTGAATTTGTTGAATGTGGATGAAGTGTTGAGAGCTGGTAGATCATC GTTAAAACCTGAGGGACCTGGACCATAG